The stretch of DNA TCTCGTTTATCAATCTCATGATGGACATGAGATTCTATGTCGAGGATCTACCCGCAGAAAAAAAAGAGAAAGCAATCGGGATGATTTCCAGTACTTTTGAAGAGATTAAACGGCTTTAAGAGAAAAATAACAATAACATATTGCGGCCATCGGAGATTTCACCAGATATGAACGATGAAGCCGCCGTACAGGCAGGATGCCTGAATGAATTTGTTTTAAACCCCGTGGGAATCATAAAAAACGGGATTAAAACTCCGCCGCTTGTTGCCGGAGAACAGGGACTGACCGTCAATGAATCATGCGAATCCGCGATTGAAAAGATGGCGAACTCCCCTGAAACCCTTTCCGAAATCATACTGAATGACGAACTGGAGGAACTTCTCGACGGAATAGACGACTATTCTCACCTGGTTATCGTCTACTGGGGGCATGAAATCGGAGATCAGGGAAGGAAGCTCAAAAGAATCCATCCTGCAGGTCAGGAGGATTACCCGCTTAAAGGAATATACTCCACTTTCAGCCCGGCAAGACCTAACCCTGTACTGGTTACGGTAGTAAAGCTAATCGAAAGAGACGGCCCCAGGCTGACGGTCCGGGGGCTGGATGCAATAGACAACAGCCCTGTCCTCGACATCAAACCGTATGTCGCTGAATTATTCTCTTTTAAAAACACTCAAATCCCCGGTTGGATTACAAAAATTCTCGAAGAATTCGTAGATGAAAGCAGGAAGTGATCTTATGACGGCTATTAAGGAAATGACAATGGGAGAAGAATTTTGTTCGGATTTTTTCAACGACGAAGATCTTGAAGACCTGAAACAAAATCCCCGCTCAAAGTTTATCGAAGCGATTCGGAATATGGATGCGGCGACATGCCTCGTCAAAACCGCCGAGATACACGGCCATTTCTGCCCGGGAAGCGCTCTCGGCGTGATGGCATCCCTTTATGGATTCTCCCTCCTCGGGGACGAAGCAATCAGTTCGGACGGGATAATGGAAGACCTGCTCGCGATCGCAGAAGTAAATGCATGCTTCGCAGACGGCATACAGGCAGTCTCGGGCTGTACGCTCGGAAACAACTCTCTAATCTACCGTGATCTCGGTAAACATGCGGTAACCTTCGCAGTTCGCGGAAAAGAAGAAGGAATACGAATAAGAGTTCGCCCTGAATTCATGGACTACATCATTAAAGAAGTCCCCGAATTCTACCCCCTGATGGAGAAGGTCATAATGAGACGCGAGGGCGGCCCTTCGGAACTTAAAAGATTCAGGCAAAAAGGCCGCGAAGCAGCTTTCGTAATAATAAAAAAACCGTTCGAAGATCTTTTCGAGGCGAAAACCGTGGTCCCCGACATCCCGGACTATGCACCGATTACAGGCAGTTTCGTCTGCCCCGAATGCGGAGAACAGGTCATGGCAACAAAGGTCTGGAAGACCGGCCTGCATAAAAGAAAATGCTTCGATTGTATCGGAAGATATTTTGAACTTGACGGAAGCGGAATCAGA from Methanolacinia petrolearia DSM 11571 encodes:
- a CDS encoding SAM-dependent methyltransferase, which translates into the protein MNDEAAVQAGCLNEFVLNPVGIIKNGIKTPPLVAGEQGLTVNESCESAIEKMANSPETLSEIILNDELEELLDGIDDYSHLVIVYWGHEIGDQGRKLKRIHPAGQEDYPLKGIYSTFSPARPNPVLVTVVKLIERDGPRLTVRGLDAIDNSPVLDIKPYVAELFSFKNTQIPGWITKILEEFVDESRK
- a CDS encoding FmdE family protein produces the protein MGEEFCSDFFNDEDLEDLKQNPRSKFIEAIRNMDAATCLVKTAEIHGHFCPGSALGVMASLYGFSLLGDEAISSDGIMEDLLAIAEVNACFADGIQAVSGCTLGNNSLIYRDLGKHAVTFAVRGKEEGIRIRVRPEFMDYIIKEVPEFYPLMEKVIMRREGGPSELKRFRQKGREAAFVIIKKPFEDLFEAKTVVPDIPDYAPITGSFVCPECGEQVMATKVWKTGLHKRKCFDCIGRYFELDGSGIRKKDLRPEKKVKKQNHGPDKFL